A segment of the Leptolyngbya sp. NIES-3755 genome:
GCAGATTGATGATGCCCCAGATACTCAGGCGACCATTGCTGAGTGGGTAAAGCGATGAGCGGATGACGAATTGGTGTAAGCGCGTAGAAAATTGCAACGATCGAAAGCAGTGTCAGAAGAATACGATCGAGCTTTACCAATCTAAGCCTCATGATCAAGTCAGCAATCATCGGAGACTGAAGCACAAACAAAGGCAGCACAAGCCGATTTCCCCAAGGTTGCCACTTCAGCAGATAGCAAAATAATAGATAGCCCGTAGCTACTGCAATTCCTAACATTAATAATTCCGTCTGTTGCTGATTTCTCTTGCGAATCGCGATCGCACCAAGACTAATCAGAGCAATAATGCCCAGAATGAAATGAACGGGATTTGCAATATTATCTTCAGACGGAATCAGTAGCGTGATGGGTGAAATCATCACCGTGTCGAAAGCACTCGAAGCAAAATTTAATCGAGGATTGTTAATATCAACAGAAAGTAGGTGCTGATGGAGAAAATTGATCGATGCGATCGCACCCGGAATGGGTAGATTCAGAGCAGCGTTTTTCAGCAGATTCGAGAACAGTTCAGCGATGCTTTGGATCTCGCTTCGGGTTGCAAAGTCCTCACCGAAAGGTTTTCCGACCGCTCGAATGTTGCGTACCCAACTTGCCATTGGTAACACTAAACTTCCTAAACCAACCGTCGCGCAATATTTCAAGCTCGTCAATCTAGGAATTGATTGTGAATGACGATCGATCAGAACTGCAAAGACGAAAAACAATGGCATTCCAAATAGTAGCCCAGTCGGTTTTGTGACGATCGCTAACCCGAACGAAGCAGCAAGCCAAAATAAATCGGCTCGATCGCGGAACTGAAACACAAAATAAGCAAAGCAGACGAGCCATAAGCTTGTGACTAAATCCGTTTGGGTAGTCGTTGATTGCATGATCGCCATCGGAATGGTGGCGCAAACGATCGCGCTGATCCACTGTGCTCGATCGTCAACAAGATGCTTAGCAAGCAAAGAGACACCTACAATACTTCCGACATAAGCAAACCATTGCACACAGTTCGCAAAATAATCACCGCCCGAAAGGATCTGTAGATGAGCAACAATGTAGCTTGCTCCTGGCGGTAAAAAGAGTTGTCGAAGATTGTGCGTAGGATAGTAGTCAAGGGATTGATTTTGTATCCACTGCATGACTCGCGGCATGTGGTAAGTAAGCGAATCATAGTTATTGGGGGGCGCAATCAGAGCCGTAATCAGGCTAATGAATGCGATCGTACTGATTATTAAAATTGCGCGTTTCGTTGACGGCTTCCACGGCTCAATCAAATTCTGGAGTACATTGAGTTTCAGTACATTTCGATAGCGCGACCCTAACACAGAGCAATTTACAATCGAGATGAGTCCCCAGAACAACGCGACATGAGTAAAATCTAGCGATCGCACTAAACTAAATGCTTCGGTTGACCCGACACTCAAACAAGCCTGAACAATCAGCGCCTTCAGAAACGAAACTCTTAGCCTCTCTTCTTTCCGAGCTTCATTCAATAGAAGAATCAGCCAAGATGAGATCAAAGAAACTACGAAAAGAACGATCGCCATTGGATGACCTCACACAGTGAATTGAGGCTTGAGTCTAAGATAAGTGACCCAACTGTAAACAAAATGCTCATTACGATCGAGATGTTTTAATCGTGATGGCACTTCGTCCCACAAGGGTGCAAGAGGACAACCTTCAATTTCAACAGGCACGATCGGAGGAAAAACATAATACTCATCAATCCAACTAAAAAGATCCGGCAAAATCGGATCATTGTGTTTGATGAGATGGGTAATGCTGAGATGATAGGTCTCTTCGTACTGGTTATCGTCGAGTAGCACATCTTGAATCCCGTATCTTAGACACTGCTCGATTCGAGGAGCAACGTTCTGATGATCATCAAAAATGGCGCAAGTTCGGACAGATGGATCAAGCCCAAACCCAAAGCAAGAAAAGTCTTGAGTACTATAGTTAGCTCGCGGAGATCGATAGCACGATTCTAAATTCACAGGCATCATCAAAACTGGATCAAGACAATACAACTCGATATTGGGCAGCATTGCATCAATTAACCAGGTTGAGAACCCTCGCCAGAATCCCGACTCGATGACGACCTCTGGCATCATGCGTTTTAGGAAATAATAGTAAGCGAAAGCAGAATCGAACTTGATACCGCCTGTATTCTCAAACGGTCTTTGGTCATAGAGATCGGCGAACTGCTCCAATTGTTCAGAGAGCGTTGCTCGATCGCGAAATAAATCCACAAGTTCAACATCAATTCCAGGAATTTGCAGCGGAAAATTTGTTTTCACCATCACTATCCTCGTGAGCGATCGAACACATCTAATTCAAGCTGTCGTACGGTTTCAAACACATCAATATCGGCTGCACCAAACGCACAAACGTCAAAGTAGTAAACCGCAGGTGTCCCACTTACACGACGATTTGAAACAAGATAGGCAGTTAAGTCCCTAAATTTCTCGACATCGCAACTTGATAGCCCGATTAAATAGTTGCCAAAGTTGTCGTACACGAGAAACCTTTCATATCCAATTTCAGCCAAGTTTTTGAGCGTGTCGATCGCGTCAACTTCTGCGTTTTTGTGAAAGGTAATATCGTATTCAAAGTGCAGCACAGGCAACATTGAAGACAACAGTGCGATCGAGCTTTTTAAGATTGAGAAGTCAAAGC
Coding sequences within it:
- a CDS encoding hypothetical protein (similar to AA sequence:cyanobase_aa:NIES39_E02470); the protein is MAIVLFVVSLISSWLILLLNEARKEERLRVSFLKALIVQACLSVGSTEAFSLVRSLDFTHVALFWGLISIVNCSVLGSRYRNVLKLNVLQNLIEPWKPSTKRAILIISTIAFISLITALIAPPNNYDSLTYHMPRVMQWIQNQSLDYYPTHNLRQLFLPPGASYIVAHLQILSGGDYFANCVQWFAYVGSIVGVSLLAKHLVDDRAQWISAIVCATIPMAIMQSTTTQTDLVTSLWLVCFAYFVFQFRDRADLFWLAASFGLAIVTKPTGLLFGMPLFFVFAVLIDRHSQSIPRLTSLKYCATVGLGSLVLPMASWVRNIRAVGKPFGEDFATRSEIQSIAELFSNLLKNAALNLPIPGAIASINFLHQHLLSVDINNPRLNFASSAFDTVMISPITLLIPSEDNIANPVHFILGIIALISLGAIAIRKRNQQQTELLMLGIAVATGYLLFCYLLKWQPWGNRLVLPLFVLQSPMIADLIMRLRLVKLDRILLTLLSIVAIFYALTPIRHPLIALPTQQWSPEYLGHHQSASILTLKRQEIYYSASAKQLNAPHRTAIDKIVDQYQCRTIGFFSGFDDIEYPLWVLLKEKTAGDFRLKHVRVNNESQKFLSEIPDSQVCVLLFSEGQVKAVELP